From the Aspergillus puulaauensis MK2 DNA, chromosome 1, nearly complete sequence genome, the window taataattttctGGAATATCTTCAAATTAAGATGCATAGCTACTCCTACATGACTATCATAGAAGGATGTGGACAAGATAAGCTTGTAAATATGGTTCAAGAGAAGTGGTGAAGTACTTACTGAATATGGTGTGATTGTCATTCCAGTTACATTATTTGTTCAAGCTGATTTGAAATCGAACAACAAACAGATTAATAATCCTTGATAAGAgctaactagttaactagttaactaacaTCATCTACTGATAATCTGCTACTATCTGTTCAGCCTGGACTTACTTCCATCATGTCCGACGAGCCCAGCCATCGTCACCAATGTCCGAAATGCTTCAAGACATATACGCGGCGTATGTACCCCCTGGGAGTAAACTTTAAGCCTTGCTGAACAACGTAGGAGACCTGGTAATGCGCCATCGACGGCGCTGCCTGCAGAAAAACCCCACCACCCGCCAGAAAGCGTGCAATGCATGCGTCCAGGCAAAGGCAAGGTGCTGCTATTCCCATCCGATCTGTTCGCGCTGTGCGAAACGGGGAATTTCCTGCGTATACGCGACCACAGCGTCTTCCAAAGCTACTGACCCTGCCAATACTACGGAATCCAGTGTTCAATTCGACCTGTGGGGATCGCACAGCCTTCCCTGGTACTTGGAGTTGGATGACATCCCCATGGACGTGATTGACGACGCACTCTCATTGCCAGTCCTCCCGAACACCGATTCTAACCTCGTATCCACACCGCAGCACGCCCCGCAACATTATGACTTGTTGGGAATGTCTGATGTTACAGGGTTCCGAAATACAACCCTTGTAGAGCACCCTGACTCGTCCCAGTGTCTGCGACTGCTAATGCAATATCCAATGTTATTAATGAGAGATGATTTTTACTGCCCATTTGCACATCGGAGTCTCTTCAGCGAAGACGTGCCCGACATGACCGTCCTGGCTCTGACGCCGGTTGCAATCTGCTGTGCAAGTGGATTGCTTTCGAAGCAGGGTGCACCTTTTGTGAGACGCACCATGGACGCCCAACGGCATAGTATAATCGAAGCATATGTAGGGCGTCTGGAATACCAGCACACGGAATGAAACTAACGCCGTTAGCCCAACTACGACTGCATGGAACAATGGGACGCCCTGCATGCCATGCTCCTGTACGAGATCCTGGATCTTTCCCCGGCTGACGAGGGAAATCGCTGGAAGCCACGCCCTCGTGGTCTTATCAAGGCCCCATTCCTGGCTCGAATGGCCCGGGGGTACTCGGAGAAGTATGCAGAAACATACGATGCCTCTTTGTTGCCGTCTGCTGGCACCTGGGCTAAATGGGTTGTCGCTGAAAGCGCCCGGCGCACCGTCTTCCTGGCCAATATCGTCAACTTCCTGAGCAACCGTGACAATCAATCCAAGGGTCAATCGGTGTACTATCAGCCACTCGGTGATGAGTTGATCCTGAAAATGCCTCTACCATGCTCGCAGAATCTCTGGGCCGCTCGCACAGAAGAAGAGTGGGAGAAAGAAATTGCCACTGCGCCGAACCTTAGCGATCCATTTTCGGTCTTCACGGACGTTGAGCATACTTGCCAGTGGTCACTGCGGTCTCTTTTTTCAGTCATTAGCAAGAATGATCTCCGCGTGAGGGCACAATCCACCGCTGGGTTTGGTGACTCCAACCAGCTGCGAGCTCTTATTGTTCTCTGTGCATTGGAGCAGTTTTGCTAAAATGGACCTTATTGTACACTGCATcacttaaataatatttcttgTGCATCGGAGTTCCGTTGTCGACCGACCACTTTTCCCCGGCGTCTCTACGACCACAATTCTCCGCCATAAACCGGAATGCATTGAACTGAATCATAACCAAAAGATGGGTAAATCGAGAGATTGAATTTGTCAGCTCCTGATTCTTAAGACAATATACCATGAAGTTgaataagctatataatcAGCGATGCCTACCGCTGACCGGGCCTTGGCTTATACCGTCTCTACTAGGGATTTTGATATGATAAGAGCCATGAGTCTGCGACCTGTAACAGAACGAAAACCCTTCCAACTGCCTGCCATGGGTCGGCGAGGTGCTGGTATTCTCCTCGGGCATAGTATCAACCCCAATCCCGATGCTGGCGTGCACGACACGAACAAGCCTCGCGAGGCCTGGGCTCTCAAGTCTGGCCTATACACACCCCGTCAGCTCGTCGAGAGCTTTGCTCCGCTGCTTGATACTGTCGTCTTTCGCATGGGCCCTGACCCTCCCGACGTTCGGTCGTCACGATGCCAGTTGCTGGACAATCTTGCTGCGAACCTGGACACCAACACGCGCGAAGCTTCAATGCACTTCCCCAACAAAGACCTCGACGACTCGCGCACAGAGATCGCCGACCAAGCCCGGAGAATCGGTAAAACGCTGGTGCAATACGCACGCAGCCACACCGGTGCTGTTTCAAATCCCGACCTGTACCTCCGCAGTCCATGTGAAGGCCACCTGCTCACGAAGCCGAATGTTGATCTGATGTTTGGGCCTCGCAGCGCCCCTCACCTGATGCAGCTGTTCAACGAGTATATGCACCAGATGGTCCTTCTGCGCGACGCCCTCCTACCTTTCAAGAACTACGAAGACGTCGTTATTCCTATTAATGGTCAAGCTGCTCGGGGTATGCGCTACCTGGAGCCTCGCCGTTCTgaattcctcgtccagcttTGGACCAAACAGGTATCGCAGGTGGCGGTTGTCAAGCTCGCACAGGCCCTTCTGGCGCCGGGTATCCTTGGACAGGATGCCGTGGGCTCGACAAGTAGCCGAGGATACGGCTTCCAGTACGCCCACGGTCTTGTTCTCCCTGCGGTTTTGGCTGGTGGGGACACCCCGTTCCATCTCCTACAGTATATTCCGGCTCGGCTGGTTGAGGTTTCTACCGATGATATTGTTTTCGATTACAAAATGCAGGACTACTACCTTGCCCCTCGCGTGGAAATCTCTGCTGGAGTTGCAGCAGCGCAGGCTCCGGCTTCTTACCCGCTAGACACAGGGAGCCATTCTGTCCAAAGAGCCACCATCGAAGTTCGGCCAGTGGTGCCTCGTTTGGCCTCTTCATCAGTCGCAACCCGACAACTGGAACTGCGTCTGGAATTGGATTCTGGCACGTCCATCTCCGTGGACGTCGGGCAAGTCTGTCGCGGTCATCGATACGCATACATGGCACACCGAGCGTCTTCGGCATCTGTATCTGGAAATGGTAACCGGGCTATGAATaatgaagccgaagccgaagcacCCACGGTCATCGTGCATGATGCCACCTCTGTCATTATTCAATCCAAGGAGCAAGGCCTTGTCACTGCGAAAGGAGGGTTGCATGTCATCACCACCCAGGATCCACTTATCTCTTTGGCCTTATTGGGAATCCTCTATCATGGAAATGTGGTACTTCTCCCGAAGGATGAGGGGTTGGAGCAAGCAGAGAATGCTGGGAAGGGGCTGGAGCCCAAGTTTATACTCTGGGGTGGCGTGGAGCGAGGTGGGCTAAGAGGAAGATTCTAATTTTCCGCTACTTGATTATATATCTGTAAGGGTGCAATTAGTAGCAATTCGTATACTGTTCATCGTTTTCTGTTTTCGTTGTATGATAACTTCATTACATGACTTTTGCTGCAATAGAGCCACATGGTACCACTGGTCaat encodes:
- a CDS encoding uncharacterized protein (COG:S;~EggNog:ENOG410PX03), whose product is MDVIDDALSLPVLPNTDSNLVSTPQHAPQHYDLLGMSDVTGFRNTTLVEHPDSSQCLRLLMQYPMLLMRDDFYCPFAHRSLFSEDVPDMTVLALTPVAICCASGLLSKQGAPFVRRTMDAQRHSIIEAYPNYDCMEQWDALHAMLLYEILDLSPADEGNRWKPRPRGLIKAPFLARMARGYSEKYAETYDASLLPSAGTWAKWVVAESARRTVFLANIVNFLSNRDNQSKGQSVYYQPLGDELILKMPLPCSQNLWAARTEEEWEKEIATAPNLSDPFSVFTDVEHTCQWSLRSLFSVISKNDLRVRAQSTAGFGDSNQLRALIVLCALEQFC
- a CDS encoding uncharacterized protein (COG:S;~EggNog:ENOG410PM7Y); its protein translation is MPTADRALAYTVSTRDFDMIRAMSLRPVTERKPFQLPAMGRRGAGILLGHSINPNPDAGVHDTNKPREAWALKSGLYTPRQLVESFAPLLDTVVFRMGPDPPDVRSSRCQLLDNLAANLDTNTREASMHFPNKDLDDSRTEIADQARRIGKTLVQYARSHTGAVSNPDLYLRSPCEGHLLTKPNVDLMFGPRSAPHLMQLFNEYMHQMVLLRDALLPFKNYEDVVIPINGQAARGMRYLEPRRSEFLVQLWTKQVSQVAVVKLAQALLAPGILGQDAVGSTSSRGYGFQYAHGLVLPAVLAGGDTPFHLLQYIPARLVEVSTDDIVFDYKMQDYYLAPRVEISAGVAAAQAPASYPLDTGSHSVQRATIEVRPVVPRLASSSVATRQLELRLELDSGTSISVDVGQVCRGHRYAYMAHRASSASVSGNGNRAMNNEAEAEAPTVIVHDATSVIIQSKEQGLVTAKGGLHVITTQDPLISLALLGILYHGNVVLLPKDEGLEQAENAGKGLEPKFILWGGVERGGLRGRF